A genomic segment from Tessaracoccus defluvii encodes:
- a CDS encoding GTPase, with product MKSLAAKLTLLDDALDLAAGRLDPTVEADARAVAEHASRRLTAGEQTVAALAGATGSGKSSLFNALSGTRLAEHGPRRPTTSSTLSVSFSATNPELLDLLGVTRRHEAEPPIREFESLVLLDLPDHDSTATAHRVEVDRMVDLVDQFIWVLDPQKYADAAIHQRYLRPLAGHRDVMTVVLNQADLLSPRDLQRCLDHIRRLLAADGLDGVPLLATSAVTGQGIDELRRRLGKIAKGKKATTARLAADLARVTVSLDGEVGPSVPAELSQRSRARLSAALSEAAGAGLVVNAVERSVLHRGALATGWPLVSWLRRLKPDPLRRLRIDAGPREPEAIEEAPTVRSSLPRRAATSEARVTAALRDVERELADPLPEPWRDAVRGAVQSRRSVLPDALDSALVATDLGASRAPLWWGLVRVLQWLLIAAVLVGIGWLTLNAVLGYFGLPPFGTVPVGPADGPRIPLPTLLALGGVVAGLLASGASRLALGVASRRAGRRAARALAASVAAVADELVVAPAQAESARHARTRELLDRLAR from the coding sequence GTGAAGTCCCTCGCCGCCAAGCTCACCCTGCTCGACGACGCCCTCGACCTGGCCGCCGGGCGCCTCGACCCGACGGTGGAGGCCGACGCCCGCGCCGTCGCCGAACACGCCTCCCGACGCCTGACGGCCGGCGAGCAGACCGTCGCCGCGCTCGCGGGGGCCACCGGCTCGGGCAAGTCCAGCCTGTTCAACGCGCTGTCCGGCACCCGGCTCGCCGAGCACGGTCCGCGGCGCCCCACCACGTCGTCGACGCTGTCGGTCAGCTTCTCCGCCACCAACCCCGAACTGCTGGACCTGCTCGGCGTCACCCGCCGTCACGAGGCGGAGCCGCCGATCCGCGAGTTCGAGTCGCTGGTGCTGCTCGACCTGCCCGACCACGACTCCACGGCCACCGCGCACCGTGTCGAGGTCGACCGGATGGTGGACCTCGTCGACCAGTTCATCTGGGTCCTCGACCCGCAGAAGTACGCCGACGCCGCCATCCACCAGCGCTACCTGCGGCCGCTCGCCGGGCACCGCGACGTCATGACGGTGGTCCTCAACCAGGCCGACCTGCTCAGCCCCCGCGACCTGCAGCGCTGCCTCGACCACATCCGCCGGCTGCTGGCCGCCGACGGCCTCGACGGGGTGCCGCTGCTGGCGACCAGCGCCGTCACGGGCCAGGGGATCGACGAGCTGCGCCGTCGGCTGGGGAAGATCGCCAAGGGCAAGAAGGCGACCACGGCCCGGCTGGCCGCCGACCTGGCGCGAGTCACCGTCTCCCTCGACGGCGAGGTGGGGCCGTCCGTGCCCGCCGAACTGTCGCAGCGGAGCCGCGCCCGCCTGTCGGCCGCGCTCAGCGAGGCGGCCGGCGCGGGGCTGGTCGTCAATGCCGTCGAACGATCCGTGCTGCACCGCGGGGCTCTCGCCACCGGCTGGCCGTTGGTGTCCTGGCTGCGCCGGCTGAAGCCCGACCCGCTGCGTCGGCTCCGGATCGACGCCGGCCCGAGGGAGCCCGAGGCGATCGAGGAGGCCCCGACGGTGCGCAGCTCGCTCCCGCGCCGGGCGGCCACGTCGGAGGCCAGGGTGACGGCGGCGCTGCGCGACGTCGAGCGCGAGCTGGCCGACCCGCTGCCGGAGCCGTGGCGCGACGCCGTCCGTGGGGCGGTGCAGTCCCGTCGGAGTGTCCTGCCCGACGCGCTCGACTCTGCCCTTGTCGCCACCGACCTCGGCGCCTCGCGGGCGCCCCTCTGGTGGGGCCTCGTGCGCGTGCTGCAGTGGCTGCTGATCGCGGCCGTCCTGGTCGGCATCGGCTGGCTGACCCTCAACGCGGTGCTGGGGTACTTCGGGCTGCCGCCGTTCGGGACGGTGCCGGTGGGCCCCGCCGACGGCCCGCGGATCCCGCTCCCGACGCTGCTGGCGCTCGGCGGTGTCGTCGCGGGGCTGCTGGCCTCGGGGGCGTCCCGCCTCGCGCTGGGGGTCGCCTCCCGCCGGGCCGGACGGCGGGCCGCCCGCGCACTGGCAGCCTCGGTCGCCGCCGTCGCCGACGAGTTGGTGGTGGCTCCCGCGCAGGCGGAGAGCGCCCGCCACGCCCGCACCCGCGAGCTGCTCGACCGCCTGGCCCGCTGA
- a CDS encoding P-loop NTPase family protein, which produces MSGRQRLVDAFTTLADALPDAQFPLPLEDAQSLRSLASSLSNQVRDYLLPRATTIDAPLLAVVGGSTGAGKSTLVNSLLRAEVTRPGVLRPTTKSPVLICHPDDVAWFRSDKVLPGLIRSDTQLHDSRAMQIVEFPDLPPGLALVDAPDIDSVDHANRALADQLLKAADLWLFVTSAARYADAVPWDHLLAAAERNTVVSVILNRCPIGAMAEVAGHLGEMLSDRGLAAAHLFAVPERTLGPDQMIPLVDVSSIRQWLGRLASQSDARAQVALQTLAGSVRSIEGQVNELRAGVERQQDALAAMRADAERSYRDAAARVAQATGDGSMLRGEILSRWQDIVGTGDFMRGVEERIGALRDRLVGWFRGEPKLEAMEVAVSDSLAAVLQDAGEGAAEATAAAWAQTRWGRDLLAAEPSLGRAGEGFGETAAAAIRAWQTDVLNLVDEQSRGRRLKARLLAIGTNLAGAALIIVVFASTGGLTGAEVGIAGGTSLLAQRLLEAVFGEGAVRKLAEQAHRDLQDRVEAALAVDLARHVQVLDSFAGEPGAVDRLEAAAAQLRAAARTAFDDLTAPELTP; this is translated from the coding sequence ATGAGCGGCAGGCAACGGCTCGTCGATGCGTTCACGACGCTTGCCGACGCCCTCCCCGACGCGCAGTTCCCGCTCCCACTCGAGGACGCCCAGTCGCTGCGCAGCCTCGCCTCCTCGCTGAGCAACCAGGTGCGTGACTACCTCCTGCCGCGCGCCACCACCATCGACGCGCCGCTTCTGGCCGTCGTCGGCGGCTCCACGGGCGCCGGCAAGTCGACGCTGGTCAACTCGCTGCTGCGGGCCGAGGTGACGCGGCCCGGCGTGCTGCGCCCCACCACCAAATCCCCGGTGCTCATCTGCCACCCCGACGACGTCGCCTGGTTCCGCTCCGACAAGGTGCTACCCGGCCTCATCCGCAGCGACACGCAACTCCACGACTCCCGCGCCATGCAGATCGTCGAGTTCCCCGACCTGCCGCCGGGGCTCGCGCTGGTCGATGCGCCCGACATCGACTCGGTCGACCACGCCAACCGTGCGCTCGCCGACCAGCTCCTCAAGGCCGCCGACCTGTGGCTGTTCGTGACGTCGGCCGCCCGCTACGCCGACGCCGTCCCCTGGGATCACCTGCTGGCCGCGGCCGAGCGCAACACTGTCGTCAGCGTCATCCTCAACCGCTGCCCGATCGGCGCGATGGCCGAGGTCGCCGGGCACCTGGGGGAGATGCTCTCCGACCGGGGCCTCGCCGCCGCCCACCTGTTCGCCGTCCCCGAGCGGACGCTCGGCCCCGACCAGATGATCCCGCTGGTCGACGTGTCCAGCATCCGCCAGTGGCTGGGGCGCCTCGCCTCCCAGTCCGACGCCCGCGCCCAGGTGGCGCTGCAGACTCTCGCCGGCTCGGTCCGCTCCATCGAGGGGCAGGTCAACGAGCTGCGCGCCGGCGTCGAGCGGCAGCAGGACGCGCTGGCTGCCATGCGGGCAGACGCGGAGCGTTCCTACCGCGATGCCGCGGCCCGGGTGGCGCAGGCCACCGGCGACGGCTCCATGCTCCGTGGCGAGATCCTGAGCCGCTGGCAGGACATCGTCGGCACCGGCGACTTCATGCGCGGCGTCGAGGAGCGCATCGGTGCTCTGCGGGACCGCCTCGTCGGCTGGTTCCGCGGCGAGCCGAAGCTGGAGGCGATGGAGGTGGCCGTCTCCGACTCCCTGGCGGCGGTGCTGCAGGATGCGGGGGAGGGGGCCGCGGAGGCGACGGCGGCGGCATGGGCGCAGACCCGGTGGGGCCGTGACCTGCTCGCAGCCGAACCCAGCCTCGGCCGCGCCGGGGAGGGCTTCGGAGAGACGGCGGCCGCCGCGATCCGGGCCTGGCAGACCGATGTCCTGAACCTCGTCGACGAGCAGAGCCGCGGCCGTCGCCTGAAGGCGCGCCTGCTCGCCATCGGCACGAACCTGGCCGGCGCGGCCCTCATCATCGTCGTGTTCGCCTCCACGGGCGGGCTCACCGGCGCCGAGGTCGGCATCGCCGGCGGCACCTCGCTGCTCGCGCAGCGCCTGCTGGAGGCCGTCTTCGGGGAGGGCGCGGTGCGCAAGCTCGCCGAGCAGGCCCACCGCGACCTCCAGGACCGGGTCGAGGCGGCTCTCGCCGTCGACCTGGCTCGTCACGTCCAGGTGCTCGACTCCTTCGCCGGCGAGCCGGGTGCCGTCGACCGGCTCGAGGCCGCCGCGGCCCAGCTGCGCGCCGCCGCCCGCACCGCCTTCGACGATCTCACCGCACCGGAGCTCACCCCGTGA
- a CDS encoding 2'-5' RNA ligase family protein: MDSFFASMTPWPRNDGSLHVYALPDEALRDRLETVSVLLDDVAGLPRMPLSWLHFTVSRLAQFDDIGQAGLTALCDALTRELAGLSPVAVELGAPAPGPVGVTVEAPASPGWDALVAAVRRAAAAVSDDPLPPAPHGPHVSLAYATAPVDDAVVVERLAGATPVSGFTITGLHLVSVTVRPELGTFDWTELASWDLPVG, from the coding sequence ATGGACAGCTTCTTCGCGTCGATGACCCCCTGGCCCCGCAACGACGGCTCCCTGCACGTCTACGCCCTGCCGGACGAGGCTCTGCGCGACCGGCTCGAGACCGTCTCCGTCCTGCTCGACGACGTCGCGGGCCTACCGCGCATGCCGTTGTCGTGGCTGCACTTCACTGTCAGCAGGCTGGCCCAGTTCGACGACATCGGCCAGGCCGGGCTGACGGCGCTGTGCGATGCGCTGACCCGCGAGCTGGCCGGGCTCTCCCCCGTCGCCGTCGAGCTGGGAGCGCCTGCGCCCGGGCCGGTGGGCGTCACCGTCGAGGCACCAGCCTCTCCGGGGTGGGACGCACTGGTCGCCGCGGTCCGCCGGGCGGCAGCGGCGGTCTCCGACGATCCCCTGCCACCGGCCCCGCACGGCCCGCACGTGTCGCTCGCCTACGCGACGGCGCCGGTCGACGATGCGGTGGTCGTGGAGCGGCTGGCCGGCGCGACACCCGTCAGCGGGTTCACGATCACCGGGCTCCACCTCGTGTCCGTGACGGTGCGTCCGGAGCTGGGCACGTTCGACTGGACAGAGCTGGCCTCCTGGGACCTGCCCGTCGGCTGA
- a CDS encoding PrsW family intramembrane metalloprotease, protein MAGWAAQGQPGAVAPWYATVSFWLAFVIPQALVGGALGLTTWGAQVRHLWWVWALLIGGALAVSLLVNFTGWGRRLRGSPLFWLALILLPAYALALHDQYWLLHPAEIFEDGSQTLGISNEAFGKAAFYAMWTALAYSALFIWLDRFRGSQPLVWLLTFGWGAAASTWFSIYANTWVGQMMATTQANSDSGSRAAVFSAPFVEEFAKATILILLVVLWRNKIVSRLSIVALAGLSAIGFAFTENIIYYARVWMQATNDITIADPEGTMIELVLLRGVYTSFGHPLFTIMTAAGLAIGLGHRSKIVRVMAPLGGFMLACAGHMLFNGLASTRPTSALMLPWYLALGLVGVIVVSLIISVVANGQLIRARLTDYQRSGWLTARDVEVFGGPLRRVKLIWFAIFRGPKTWWRTTRLLRRATELAYLRNQMVRGVVAEGATPAPST, encoded by the coding sequence GTGGCTGGATGGGCTGCCCAGGGGCAACCCGGCGCCGTCGCGCCCTGGTATGCCACCGTCTCGTTCTGGCTCGCCTTCGTGATCCCGCAGGCCCTCGTCGGAGGCGCCCTCGGGCTCACCACGTGGGGGGCCCAGGTCCGCCACCTGTGGTGGGTGTGGGCGCTGCTGATCGGCGGCGCGTTGGCAGTGTCCCTCCTCGTGAACTTCACCGGCTGGGGACGGCGGCTGCGCGGCAGCCCCCTGTTCTGGTTGGCGCTGATCCTGCTCCCCGCCTATGCGCTGGCGCTGCACGACCAGTACTGGTTGCTGCACCCGGCGGAGATCTTCGAGGACGGATCCCAGACGCTCGGCATCAGCAACGAGGCGTTCGGCAAGGCTGCCTTCTACGCGATGTGGACGGCGCTCGCCTACAGCGCGCTGTTCATCTGGCTCGACCGCTTCCGGGGATCCCAGCCGCTGGTGTGGCTGCTGACCTTCGGCTGGGGCGCGGCTGCCTCGACGTGGTTCTCGATCTATGCGAACACCTGGGTCGGCCAGATGATGGCCACCACGCAGGCCAACTCCGACTCGGGCAGCCGCGCCGCCGTCTTCTCCGCCCCGTTCGTGGAGGAGTTCGCGAAGGCCACCATCCTGATCCTGCTGGTGGTCCTGTGGCGCAACAAGATCGTGTCGCGGCTGAGCATCGTCGCGCTCGCAGGCCTGTCGGCGATCGGCTTCGCGTTCACCGAGAACATCATCTACTACGCCCGCGTCTGGATGCAGGCCACCAACGACATCACCATCGCCGACCCTGAAGGCACGATGATCGAGCTGGTCCTGCTGCGCGGCGTCTACACGTCGTTCGGGCACCCGCTGTTCACGATCATGACCGCCGCAGGCCTCGCGATCGGGCTGGGCCACCGCAGCAAGATCGTGCGCGTCATGGCCCCGCTGGGTGGGTTCATGCTGGCGTGCGCCGGGCACATGCTGTTCAACGGCCTCGCCTCCACGCGTCCGACCTCCGCCCTCATGCTTCCCTGGTACCTCGCCCTGGGGCTGGTCGGCGTCATCGTCGTCTCGCTCATCATCAGCGTCGTGGCCAACGGGCAGCTGATCCGCGCCCGGCTCACCGACTACCAGCGTTCTGGCTGGCTCACCGCCCGTGACGTCGAGGTGTTCGGCGGCCCGCTGCGCCGCGTGAAGCTGATCTGGTTCGCGATCTTCCGCGGGCCGAAGACGTGGTGGCGCACCACGCGCCTCCTCCGACGCGCGACCGAGCTGGCCTATCTCCGCAACCAGATGGTCCGCGGGGTCGTGGCCGAGGGGGCGACGCCCGCGCCCTCGACCTGA